From Acidovorax sp. FHTAMBA, one genomic window encodes:
- a CDS encoding 5-carboxymethyl-2-hydroxymuconate Delta-isomerase yields the protein MPHLTIEYSANLPHYPEAETLTALNASLCAHPQVQDEADLKTRFIVADSFEIGTAPAHRAFVHAQLRLLSGRTPEVKKELSERIAQVLREQTPRPQGVMVQLSVEVVDMDRGSYAKERL from the coding sequence ATGCCCCACCTGACCATCGAGTATTCCGCCAACCTGCCCCACTACCCCGAAGCGGAAACCCTGACCGCGCTGAACGCCAGCCTCTGCGCCCACCCCCAGGTTCAGGACGAGGCCGACCTGAAGACCCGCTTTATCGTGGCCGACAGCTTTGAAATCGGCACAGCGCCCGCGCACCGTGCCTTCGTGCATGCACAGCTGCGCCTGCTGTCGGGACGCACGCCCGAGGTCAAGAAGGAATTGTCCGAGCGCATTGCCCAGGTGCTGCGGGAGCAGACGCCCCGTCCACAGGGCGTGATGGTGCAACTCAGCGTCGAGGTGGTGGACATGGACCGAGGCTCCTACGCCAAAGAGCGCCTTTGA
- a CDS encoding SDR family oxidoreductase, with amino-acid sequence MNSPSLLDHEAEAAKAADHQRSLQAQQNRADRNQDPAAANEPPQSRVAPGPGHEEPAPPLPRQQLDKPGRESDLDLQPRYEAEHYRGSGKLQGMVVLITGGDSGIGRAVAVLCAREGADVAIAYLDEHEDAEKTCALIEAEGTRSLALAGDVKDATFCEHAVRKVVQTFGKLNVLVNNAAFQEHAASLEDLTEERFDETFRTNIYGYFHMAKAALPYLNRGDSIINTGSVTGLRGSKELLDYSATKGAIHAFTKALAHNLVERGIRVNAVAPGPVWTPLNPADKAPEDIAKFGAKTHLGRPAQPEEISPAYVFLAAPCCASYITGIVLPITGNAGDGA; translated from the coding sequence ATGAATTCCCCCAGCCTTCTTGACCACGAAGCCGAAGCAGCGAAAGCGGCAGACCACCAGCGCAGTCTGCAGGCGCAGCAAAACCGTGCCGACCGTAACCAGGATCCGGCGGCTGCCAATGAACCACCCCAGTCGCGCGTGGCCCCCGGCCCCGGTCATGAGGAGCCCGCACCACCCCTGCCGCGCCAACAGCTGGACAAACCCGGGCGGGAGAGCGACCTGGACCTTCAACCCCGCTATGAGGCCGAGCACTACCGTGGCAGCGGCAAGTTGCAGGGCATGGTGGTGCTCATTACCGGAGGTGATTCGGGCATCGGGCGTGCGGTGGCCGTGCTGTGCGCACGCGAGGGTGCGGATGTGGCCATTGCCTACCTCGACGAACACGAGGACGCCGAAAAAACCTGTGCCCTGATTGAAGCGGAAGGTACGCGCAGCCTGGCCCTGGCGGGCGATGTGAAAGATGCCACGTTTTGCGAGCATGCTGTGCGCAAGGTGGTGCAGACCTTTGGCAAGCTCAATGTGCTGGTGAACAACGCGGCCTTCCAGGAGCACGCGGCGTCGCTCGAAGACCTCACGGAAGAGCGGTTTGACGAAACCTTCCGTACCAACATCTACGGCTACTTCCACATGGCCAAGGCCGCCCTGCCGTATCTGAACCGGGGCGATTCGATCATCAACACTGGCTCGGTCACCGGCCTGCGGGGCAGCAAGGAGCTGCTGGACTACTCAGCCACCAAAGGCGCGATTCATGCCTTTACCAAAGCGCTGGCCCACAACCTGGTGGAGCGCGGCATCCGCGTGAATGCCGTCGCGCCGGGGCCTGTGTGGACGCCGCTGAACCCTGCCGACAAGGCGCCCGAAGACATCGCAAAATTTGGCGCCAAGACGCACCTGGGACGGCCGGCGCAGCCGGAAGAAATCTCGCCCGCCTATGTGTTCCTGGCCGCGCCCTGCTGCGCCAGCTACATCACCGGCATCGTCCTGCCCATTACCGGCAACGCAGGCGACGGCGCGTAA
- a CDS encoding CBS domain-containing protein, whose protein sequence is MQTVSDVMTRGIRTLAPTDSLTLAAQAMRELDVGSIPVCDGVRLVGMVTDRDIVVRAVAQERVDVPLSEVMSEGILYCQEDESVTTAIASMRRQQVRRLPVVDREKRLVGIVSLGDIATKSDEDDAGAALREISEPSEPHRGGQSAASGPAGGGQTV, encoded by the coding sequence ATGCAAACCGTCTCTGATGTCATGACGCGCGGCATTCGCACGCTCGCCCCCACCGACAGTCTCACCCTGGCTGCGCAGGCCATGCGCGAGCTGGACGTGGGTTCCATACCCGTGTGTGACGGGGTACGGCTGGTGGGCATGGTGACCGACCGCGACATCGTGGTGCGCGCCGTGGCGCAAGAGCGCGTGGACGTCCCTCTAAGTGAGGTCATGTCTGAAGGCATCCTGTACTGCCAGGAGGACGAGTCCGTAACGACGGCCATTGCGTCCATGCGGCGCCAGCAGGTACGGCGCCTGCCGGTGGTTGACCGCGAAAAGCGCCTTGTTGGCATTGTCTCGCTGGGCGATATAGCCACCAAGAGCGATGAGGACGACGCAGGCGCCGCCTTGCGCGAGATATCGGAGCCTTCCGAGCCCCACCGCGGCGGACAGTCGGCAGCCAGTGGGCCCGCAGGTGGCGGGCAGACCGTCTGA
- a CDS encoding chorismate-binding protein, giving the protein MTHISRIDFTPALDAGAPRLRHAFDVPRTVLVARAMHEVRPVLDAVHAAAQRGQWCVGYVRYEAAPAFDAALQTHAAHGPLVWFAVYDNAQPWPDDATAPAAADAAQVTWSEGLTREDFDAALARIQRAIAAGELYQVNYTAPFAGQLQQGSAEALFAALHRAQPGGYAAYIDAGDEQVLSVSPELFFDWREAPEGGHILARPMKGTAPRGATPEQDAAHAEHLRTAPKERAENVMIVDLLRNDLSRIALPHTVQVPALFHTEPLPTVWQMTSDVTARTRPGTTLVDVFAALFPCGSVTGAPKVRAMQMIHALEPAPRGIYCGAIGVVRPAGAAGANGGHSVAATFNVPIRTVVLQGRGAQAGGGAAAHAPRAAICGIGSGITSGAEAAAEWAEWRHKRAFVERASAPFEVLETLALRDGKFAHADLHVRRMAQAAAHFGYPFSAHAVRQELQIAALQHRDGDWRVRLLLAADGSARAEAHALQVTAEPVRLALATRPFDDAHSEFVRYKTTRRAHYAAFAPTTPGVFDTVLWNAAGEITETTFGNIAARLDGVWITPPLSCGLLPGVGRAMALHEGRVQEAVLHLDDLPRVQEWAFINSLRGWLVAIMQP; this is encoded by the coding sequence TTGACTCATATTTCTCGCATTGACTTCACGCCCGCGCTTGACGCAGGGGCGCCGCGCCTGCGCCATGCCTTCGATGTACCCCGCACCGTGCTGGTGGCCCGGGCGATGCACGAAGTGCGCCCCGTGCTCGATGCGGTGCATGCCGCCGCCCAGCGCGGCCAATGGTGCGTGGGCTACGTGCGCTACGAGGCCGCCCCCGCATTCGACGCCGCCCTGCAAACCCATGCTGCGCACGGCCCCCTCGTCTGGTTTGCGGTGTACGACAACGCACAGCCCTGGCCAGACGATGCCACCGCTCCCGCAGCCGCTGATGCCGCCCAGGTGACCTGGAGCGAGGGCCTGACGCGCGAAGACTTTGACGCCGCCCTGGCGCGCATCCAGCGCGCGATTGCGGCGGGCGAGCTGTACCAGGTCAACTACACAGCGCCGTTTGCAGGGCAGCTGCAGCAGGGCAGTGCCGAGGCGCTGTTTGCCGCGCTGCACCGCGCCCAGCCCGGCGGCTACGCCGCGTACATTGACGCGGGCGACGAGCAGGTGCTGTCGGTTTCGCCCGAGCTGTTCTTCGACTGGCGCGAAGCGCCCGAGGGTGGCCACATCCTGGCGCGCCCGATGAAGGGCACGGCCCCGCGCGGCGCCACCCCCGAGCAGGACGCCGCCCACGCCGAGCACCTGCGCACGGCGCCCAAGGAGCGCGCCGAAAACGTGATGATCGTGGACCTGCTGCGCAACGACCTCTCGCGCATCGCGCTGCCGCACACGGTGCAGGTGCCTGCGCTGTTCCACACCGAACCGCTGCCCACCGTGTGGCAGATGACGTCGGACGTCACGGCCCGCACGCGGCCCGGCACCACGCTGGTCGATGTGTTTGCGGCGCTGTTTCCGTGCGGCTCGGTCACCGGCGCGCCCAAGGTGCGCGCCATGCAGATGATCCACGCGCTGGAGCCCGCACCGCGCGGCATCTACTGCGGCGCCATCGGCGTGGTGCGGCCTGCGGGCGCAGCAGGCGCGAACGGTGGCCACAGTGTGGCCGCCACATTCAATGTGCCAATTCGCACCGTGGTGCTACAGGGCCGGGGTGCGCAGGCTGGTGGGGGCGCTGCTGCACATGCGCCCCGGGCCGCCATTTGCGGCATCGGCAGTGGCATCACGTCGGGTGCCGAGGCCGCGGCCGAATGGGCCGAGTGGCGCCACAAGCGCGCCTTTGTGGAGCGGGCCAGTGCGCCGTTCGAGGTGCTTGAAACCCTGGCGCTGCGCGATGGAAAATTTGCCCACGCCGACCTGCACGTGCGCCGCATGGCGCAAGCCGCTGCGCATTTTGGCTACCCGTTCAGCGCCCACGCGGTGCGCCAGGAGCTGCAGATCGCAGCCCTGCAGCACCGCGATGGCGACTGGCGCGTGCGCCTGCTGCTGGCGGCCGACGGCAGTGCGCGTGCCGAGGCCCATGCGCTGCAGGTCACGGCAGAACCTGTGCGCCTGGCCCTGGCCACGCGCCCGTTTGACGACGCGCACAGCGAGTTCGTGCGCTACAAGACCACCCGCCGCGCGCACTACGCAGCCTTTGCACCCACCACACCCGGCGTGTTCGACACCGTGCTCTGGAACGCCGCAGGGGAGATCACCGAAACCACCTTCGGCAACATTGCCGCCCGGCTAGACGGTGTCTGGATTACGCCACCCCTGTCGTGCGGCCTGTTGCCCGGGGTGGGCCGGGCGATGGCCCTGCACGAGGGGCGCGTGCAGGAAGCCGTGCTGCACCTGGACGACCTTCCGAGGGTGCAGGAGTGGGCATTCATCAACAGCCTGCGCGGCTGGCTGGTGGCCATCATGCAGCCCTGA